The following are encoded together in the Bacillota bacterium genome:
- a CDS encoding ABC transporter permease: MIERLENPVFRQSSRQRMRGARTYGCLVAYLLALGLVVVISYDQFMAVGVQRSTAGLAQTLFETLVATQWFLVAFITPALTTSAITMEREQRTYDLLIMTPLSRFAIVWGKFASALAFVVVLILCGMPLIAVLFLMGGIDTGVMLERYAGMLLTGALLAAFGLMMSAICSNTTLANVLTYGTLASAYFAGIVLGIAFVMSRAFGGASTSVFLSGVGFTSWQFRLLTAASVLLTLAILLQVAANYLLPDARQGAWKTRLLTALLHLLSLFAAVLAARSAPFPVPIANYMPIVTAASLATIALFVSTGVPLGGKRWWQWLYPRSLKVGTVQSALLYLLLLLLTGLIADRFLPPKMRSGLVVWLYLAGYVWWIWALGYFASVVVRNRWGALFLLAGMLYLFAQVVYNLTVFSDRPDDWLFLLNLSAPVELFRVARSFAVWSIAYVALGLTAAVLGWLIRRKREDAQAGA; encoded by the coding sequence GTGATAGAACGGCTGGAGAACCCCGTCTTCCGGCAGTCTTCGCGCCAGCGGATGCGCGGGGCGCGAACGTATGGTTGCCTCGTTGCATACCTGCTGGCGCTGGGGCTGGTAGTGGTGATTTCGTACGACCAGTTTATGGCTGTTGGTGTGCAGCGTAGCACCGCAGGTCTGGCACAGACGCTGTTCGAGACGCTGGTGGCAACCCAGTGGTTTCTGGTGGCTTTTATCACGCCAGCCCTAACCACCAGCGCGATTACGATGGAACGCGAACAACGCACCTACGACCTGCTCATCATGACGCCACTCTCCCGCTTTGCGATAGTGTGGGGTAAGTTCGCCTCCGCGCTGGCGTTTGTCGTGGTGCTGATCCTGTGCGGTATGCCGCTAATCGCCGTTCTGTTTTTGATGGGCGGTATAGATACCGGGGTGATGCTGGAGCGGTATGCGGGGATGCTACTCACCGGCGCGCTGCTGGCGGCGTTCGGTTTGATGATGAGCGCGATATGCTCCAATACCACTCTGGCAAACGTGTTGACGTACGGCACGCTGGCGAGCGCTTACTTCGCGGGCATCGTGCTCGGAATTGCGTTTGTGATGAGCCGAGCCTTTGGGGGCGCCTCCACATCTGTTTTCTTGTCGGGCGTCGGTTTCACTTCGTGGCAGTTCCGGCTGTTGACAGCGGCATCTGTGTTGCTCACGCTGGCGATCCTGCTGCAGGTGGCGGCAAACTACCTGTTGCCCGATGCCCGGCAGGGGGCATGGAAAACGCGCTTGCTGACGGCGCTTTTACATCTGTTGTCTCTATTCGCTGCGGTGCTGGCGGCGAGAAGCGCACCGTTTCCCGTCCCTATAGCCAACTATATGCCGATTGTGACGGCTGCTTCGCTGGCCACCATCGCCCTCTTCGTGTCGACGGGGGTGCCACTGGGAGGGAAAAGATGGTGGCAGTGGCTGTATCCGCGTTCTTTGAAAGTGGGAACGGTACAAAGCGCATTGCTCTATCTGCTGTTGCTGTTACTGACAGGACTTATTGCAGACCGGTTTCTGCCACCAAAGATGCGTTCTGGTCTGGTGGTGTGGTTATACCTTGCAGGTTATGTCTGGTGGATATGGGCGTTGGGGTATTTTGCCTCCGTTGTGGTGCGGAACCGATGGGGGGCGTTATTCCTGCTGGCGGGAATGCTGTATCTTTTCGCGCAGGTGGTTTACAATTTAACCGTGTTTTCCGACAGACCGGACGATTGGCTTTTTCTGCTCAACCTTTCTGCACCGGTGGAACTGTTCAGGGTCGCCCGCAGCTTTGCTGTGTGGAGTATCGCGTACGTTGCACTGGGCTTGACAGCCGCGGTCTTGGGCTGGCTGATACGCCGGAAGCGGGAAGACGCTCAAGCAGGAGCGTAG
- the prmA gene encoding 50S ribosomal protein L11 methyltransferase, translating to MKWLELHIVIPPESHEAVAEICREAGAQGVSLNTDRVIAALPVTEGLDERVQFLKAQLCLLPEWGLPPVQHLAERVRDEKEWAEAWKQFFHPLRVGERVVIKPSWEDYTLQEGDVVIELDPGMAFGTGQHETTQLCIGFLEKLLRPGMVVADIGTGSGILAITAAKLGAVSVWAVDNDPVAVLAATGNVARNGVERVVSVQLADGCEDAPQCDLLVANITAEVIENLLPDFGRCLRRGGWLVVSGIVQERSERIRMALLQMPWQDFQHRERGGWCAFAARRG from the coding sequence ATGAAATGGCTGGAGCTGCATATCGTGATTCCCCCCGAATCGCATGAAGCGGTGGCTGAAATCTGCCGAGAGGCAGGAGCGCAGGGTGTTAGCCTGAACACAGACAGGGTGATTGCCGCTTTGCCGGTGACCGAAGGGCTGGATGAGCGCGTTCAATTTCTCAAGGCGCAGCTTTGCCTTCTACCGGAGTGGGGTCTACCGCCAGTGCAGCATCTCGCGGAGCGGGTCAGGGACGAGAAGGAATGGGCAGAAGCGTGGAAACAGTTCTTCCACCCGCTGCGCGTGGGTGAGCGTGTGGTGATTAAGCCCTCCTGGGAGGATTACACGCTGCAAGAGGGGGACGTGGTGATTGAGCTGGATCCGGGCATGGCTTTCGGCACCGGCCAACACGAAACGACGCAGTTATGTATCGGGTTTCTGGAGAAACTGTTACGTCCGGGAATGGTCGTCGCGGACATTGGTACAGGTTCGGGCATACTGGCAATTACAGCGGCGAAGCTGGGCGCCGTATCGGTATGGGCTGTAGATAATGACCCGGTAGCCGTGCTGGCGGCTACGGGCAATGTGGCTCGCAATGGCGTGGAGAGGGTGGTCTCTGTGCAGCTGGCAGATGGCTGCGAGGACGCGCCGCAATGCGACCTCCTCGTGGCGAACATCACCGCGGAGGTGATCGAAAACCTGTTACCGGATTTCGGGCGGTGTCTGCGGCGAGGGGGATGGCTGGTGGTGAGCGGCATCGTGCAAGAACGCAGTGAACGTATCCGCATGGCTTTGCTGCAGATGCCCTGGCAGGATTTCCAACATCGGGAACGCGGCGGCTGGTGTGCGTTCGCCGCGAGGAGAGGTTAG
- a CDS encoding 16S rRNA (uracil(1498)-N(3))-methyltransferase, translated as MPKHRFFVPAEQFSNGIVRLLGEDARQIRLVLRLQPGDEIGVLDGSGKEYHCVLESVYREETVARVGHWVVLDVEPTVHITVVQSLAKGEKLEQVIQHGTEIGVSRFLLVQTERSVMRLEKERERARMERWRRIAKEAAEQAHRAKVPAVDGILSLPEALQQVAGASILTLHPDGAALSLAEWLRCGSLDAGVAVIVGPEGGLTNDEVLLCQKHGATTVSLMPRVLRTETAALVAVSQILLCDSLGISPKECSG; from the coding sequence GTGCCCAAGCATCGTTTCTTTGTACCGGCGGAGCAGTTTTCGAATGGCATCGTGCGCCTTCTGGGGGAGGATGCCCGGCAGATTCGCTTGGTGCTTCGGCTGCAGCCCGGCGACGAAATCGGCGTGCTGGACGGCTCCGGCAAAGAGTATCATTGTGTGCTGGAGTCTGTGTATAGAGAAGAAACGGTTGCCCGCGTGGGGCACTGGGTGGTTTTGGATGTGGAGCCAACGGTGCATATCACCGTGGTGCAGTCGCTGGCGAAAGGCGAAAAGCTGGAACAGGTCATTCAGCACGGGACGGAAATCGGCGTCTCTCGCTTTCTGCTGGTGCAGACCGAGCGCAGTGTGATGAGACTGGAAAAAGAGCGGGAAAGAGCCCGCATGGAACGGTGGCGGAGAATTGCCAAAGAAGCGGCGGAACAGGCACATCGAGCAAAAGTTCCTGCCGTGGACGGTATTTTGTCTCTTCCCGAGGCGTTGCAGCAGGTAGCTGGAGCAAGTATCTTGACACTGCACCCGGATGGCGCGGCTTTGTCGCTGGCAGAATGGTTGAGGTGCGGCTCTCTGGATGCAGGAGTTGCAGTGATTGTGGGCCCGGAAGGGGGACTGACGAACGACGAGGTATTGCTGTGCCAGAAGCACGGTGCGACCACAGTCTCTTTGATGCCGCGCGTTCTGCGCACGGAGACGGCTGCACTGGTAGCGGTGAGCCAGATATTGCTTTGCGACTCTCTCGGCATCTCCCCAAAGGAGTGCAGTGGATGA